The following proteins come from a genomic window of Hydractinia symbiolongicarpus strain clone_291-10 chromosome 2, HSymV2.1, whole genome shotgun sequence:
- the LOC130630630 gene encoding uncharacterized protein LOC130630630: MMLSKKQAKMKTAILVLLFMSCTVPSASLKQDWQCGFSNDHKHIFLDIQINTSQRLPGSDLFLQHQSKFKNYTNKCKVSRRKLKYNLHCLFHSTSNIQELYSENYTFRITTPNNSQIWERYHKFDVCKDCSNCHVIRNFHVTGIERTRITLKWNVSKWEILKNNYKLIKTSGKKTITENFQTGWGCGTCSKIVTYLKPCTQYTFCLKARDNIRNIQSCVPAKTLCPHTIQKYQRKMTTEVKLTLGTLAGISAITLSMIAVILKIRRKSKLKLDLVPAQEREEIVNHKSVFLKKDLKQANEPIYEEIQNIYEEIYQSKELVIDDDIDEVFVDTNDDYVYAPNVSEVDWYSDTYTDDYTMDETYSVERIKSLS, from the exons CAAG CAAAAATGAAGACGGCTATCCTGGTTTTGCTCTTCATGAGTTGCACGGTACCTTCAGCATCACTGAAGCAAGATTGGCAATGTGGTTTTAGTAATGACCataaacatatttttcttgATATCCAAATAAACACAAGTCAAAGGTTACCTGGATCAGATTTATTTCTGCAACATCaaagcaaatttaaaaattacacaAATAAATGCAAAGTCAGCAGGAGGAAATTAAAATATAACCTTCACTGTTTATTTCACAGCACTTCAAATATACAAGAATTATATAGTGAGAATTATACATTTCGTATTACTACGCCAAATAATTCGCAGATTTGGGAAAGATATCATAAATTTGATGTCTGCAAAGATTGCAGTAACTGTCATGTTATTCGGAATTTCCATGTGACCGGTATAGAAAGGACACGAATTACCCTAAAATGGAATGTTTCTAAGTGGGAAATCTTAAAGAATAACTACAAGTTGATTAAAACATCAGGCAAGAAAACTATAACTGAAAACTTTCAAACAGGCTGGGGTTGCGGGACGTGTAGTAAAATTGTTACATATTTAAAGCCATGTACTCAATACACATTTTGTCTCAAGGCTCGCGACAACATCCGAAATATACAGAGTTGTGTCCCCGCCAAAACGCTATGCCCACACACAAttcaaaaatatcaaagaaaaatgacgaCAGAGGTTAAATTAACATTAGGAACACTAGCTGGAATATCTGCTATCACTTTAAGCATGATTGCTGTTATACTGAAAatccgaagaaaatcaaaaCTTAAATTAGATTTAGTGCCAGCACAAGAAAGAGAAGAAATTGTTAATCACAAGagtgtttttcttaaaaaagacTTAAAACAAGCTAATGAGCCTATTTATGAAGAGATTCAAAATATATATGAAGAAATATATCAAAGCAAAGAACTTGTAATTGATGATGACATAGATGAAGTTTTTGTTGATACAAACGATGATTATGTGTATGCTCCAAATGTAAGTGAAGTGGACTGGTATTCCGATACATACACAGATGACTACACCATGGATGAAACATACAGTGTCGAAAGAATCAAAAGTTTGTCGTGA
- the LOC130630629 gene encoding uncharacterized protein LOC130630629 encodes MTKIMWLPICLVCFLQVTFTKTTHPDWKCYFADDWKYINLVVEIDKIKSNVSDTDDLTLQFRDYASVPYINGTRCSSQITNTHYQLDCSIQETANLAREFESPLFRVINKQNIEVWHSDNRLNLNSELCKCKNCHRIKDFRIVELDETIIKIAWRKSTWDEDFVYNVTVTNLKNESQIIRVPVKGSSNKYKKTIFNLLPCTAYKICLEPDDDNTKNARQCVQNSTLCGTVILDNINNMTIEVKMTLATLAGLIVASLSIIIFLKCKVQHKTNMKVVLPRKELENTNDCIVSQSELLEHTFDHDYEEVSKHYQEIHKSKELVIDDDIDEVFVDTNDDYVYASNVSEVDWYSDTYTDDYTMDETYSAERIKSFP; translated from the coding sequence atgacaaaaataatgtGGTTACCAATTTGTCTCGTTTGTTTCCTACAAGTTACTTTTACAAAGACAACACATCCAGATTGGAAATGTTATTTCGCTGACGATTGGAAATATATTAACCTTGTGGTtgaaattgataaaataaaaagtaacgTGTCAGACACAGATGACCTCACACTTCAATTCAGGGATTATGCTAGTGTTCCATACATAAATGGCACAAGGTGCAGTTCTCAAATTACAAATACACACTACCAACTTGACTGTTCAATCCAAGAAACTGCCAATTTAGCAAGAGAATTTGAGTCACCACTCTTTCGTGTCATAAACAAACAGAATATTGAGGTATGGCACAGTGACAATCGACTGAATTTAAATAGTGAGTTGTGTAAATGCAAAAACTGTCACAGGATAAAGGATTTTCGCATTGTAGAATTGGATGAGACAATAATCAAAATCGCATGGAGAAAATCTACGTGGGATGAAGATTTTGTATATAACGTAACTGTGACAAACTTAAAAAACGAAAGTCAAATCATTCGTGTACCTGTTAAGGGGTCTTCCAATAAATACAAGaagacaatttttaatttgttaccATGTACAGCATACAAAATATGTCTTGAACCAGATGACGATAACACAAAAAACGCACGTCAATGTGTTCAAAACAGCACCCTGTGTGGCACGGTGATATTGGATAATATAAATAACATGACTATAGAGGTGAAAATGACCTTAGCAACATTGGCAGGATTGATTGTTGCATCTCTTAGTATTATTATCTTCTTAAAATGCAAAGTCCAACATAAAACAAACATGAAAGTTGTTTTACCCAGAAAGGAACTTGAAAATACAAATGATTGTATTGTGTCGCAAAGCGAATTGCTAGAACATACGTTTGATCATGATTATGAAGAAGTTTCAAAGcactatcaagaaatacataaaAGCAAAGAACTTGTAATTGATGATGACATAGATGAAGTTTTTGTTGATACAAACGATGATTATGTGTATGCTTCAAATGTAAGTGAAGTGGACTGGTATTCCGATACGTACACAGATGACTACACCATGGATGAAACATACAGTGCAGAAAGAATCAAAAGTTTCCCgtga